The Nematostella vectensis chromosome 6, jaNemVect1.1, whole genome shotgun sequence region GCAGCTGTGAACTCTTTGCTCAGCTCTGTAAAAGTCAACAAGTGATTTTCGGCCCATCACTATACACATAGACACGCTTCGCGTATCTTCCGGATCAGCCGGCAAAACCAtgtttccatttttttaatgacGGAATGGACAAAAGCGCGACTGAGTGTTAGTGCCGCTTGGAAATCTTCCAAACAAATAGAAAACCTCGTCGCTGGTATTGTAATTTTGGGCTTTACTGAACAAGGTCCTTGAAAAGCTTTTTAATTGTCGCGCGCAACGCACCGACTTATCCTAGGATGTTCTCACAATTTATACAGAACGGTGTTCTTGTATGTCAATAAACAACGACTGTCCTAAAGTTTGCACAAACTTTGACGAGCATATCTAGAATTGCGTCAGAACTCGTGAAATCCACGCGTTCGTTGCATTTCCCTGATTGGATGGTAGAGGATTTGTTTGTCACCTGCTACTTGAGACACACCAGTCGTCGCCCTCCTCTATAACTTTACAAGATGATAAACATAGACACACAAATTTCTCCCTTAAATGCTCTTGCATGTTCAGGATCAAGTATTCTTGTTTCTTTTCCCTTCTTTTTACCATAACTTTCACAGCttattaaaatctacttaCTTACAGTAAGCCCATGAACTACTTCATGTTCTTTTGagtaatttatttttcatcgTTCAATCGTCAATAGTGTTTACTACCTTATCGCCCCATGCGATGAATTTTACCAAGTCTTTAAAAATTCGAATtcactttttgtatttattttcttatgcTTATTTCTTTCGGGCTAATTTTCCGCTTTCCCATTCCGTTTTCTTCGCGCAATGTTGAAAATCGGTCAAAAGAAAGCACCGTCAAATTTGTATCGTTTAATTTATGCTCCGGGCTGAACAAATTGAAACATTAAGGCTGATCTTATATCGCGTTCAAGTAAATTTTGATTGGCGATTTTACTGGACAAACTGATTTTACGCAAATTTTCAAATCTTTTCTCGTTGCGTTGAATCTGAGATGAGATATAAAAAAGGACAGAGGATCTAAGGTAGCTAGACGTCTAGATTTTCAGACGATGCGTACGAAGGTCCTTGTATAGCCTTTTTTGTACTTGCACAGTCCCCCCTCGGGAAGAAGCTGTGAGGAATGTTTAGAGAGTTTCCCACCTGTAGATGTAAATGCCATTTTAAAGAGTCCATTTTCCACGGGTATCCCTTTATGTAAGACCATATGCTTCTAACTACCAGCTATACAACCCAGAAAGACGAGTGGATCTTTCAGGATTCAAGCGAAGCGTGACACTTCCACGGAAGCTCCAACTTGTGGTTTGATCTTTAAGAATACCCAAGTTCTCGTCCgattttatttgtgttttggtAGTTTCAATTGTACAAGATTTTTTGCACTTACAAGCTGTGTGACGGGCCGATTCATAATCACTGAAAGATTATGTTAAATTATTTTATGAAATGTGATTTTTTCAACCTCTAAGTGAATAAACtaatttattttcatatttttttgtcactTATCGCCCGCAAACAATAGCTAATAAGATCGCCTTTACTCAATGTTTCAGAAAGTAACCAGTAGTATCTAACGTGCATGCAAAGGTATTTCTGAAGAAAAAATTAATTACAGGTAATAAAATCACTCCAGAAAACCCACTTTACTGTCCGTTAACTTTGATTGACGTTAACTTTTTTTATGACTTGGACGATCTTGATATTCAACcttaacaaagaaaataattcaaaacaaCATGAGTTTGCGCCTGGATATTACAATAAAGTTTTCTTGATAGCGTTCTTGGACGCCAACTGCAAAAATATGTTACGGCTTTCTATTATAAaatgttgtttctttttgATAGAACTACCTGCTTCTAAAATTCTACCAATTTGAATTCCGCATGTAAAGgattatattttcaaaatttcttCGCAATTAAAAGAAGAAACTATAAAAAAGACTTGCTTAGTCCGAACGCTTagcttttttaatttaaactCCTTCAACAATAGAAAATACCTAAACGGCTGTATCCGTTAAGTTTCGTAAGCCGTTTTACCTCCGATCCGTGCATTGCAGAATTACGTCTTGTAATTATCACTCAAAAAAGTAAGTTGTATGTCTGATTTTCTCACCgtaattgttttttaatgctttGGGAAAAGTGCTTGGAATTGTAGATACTTTTTCTCGGTCTCAGTTGGCTGCTACAGGTCTCTCCTGGTACCTGTTCGCCTGTGAACCAAGGACGAAAAGGATCCCTTGGGAATCTTTCTTCATTCAGCCTTGCTCCTTGAGATCTATTCAGAGCATGTGCCTATCGTAGCCCACGATGGCCGAATTGTGTCTTATGCCATTTGAACGGCATCGTGCTATTAGTGCGAGGGAATCCTTATACGTGTAAAGGGCTTCTTTGCCTTGCCGTGATCATTAAACAACCATTGGCAATTACTAACTTTGCCTTTGTCTTGGCTTTCACACCCTCTGATatctcaatattttttatttgaagagTTCGTTTAGatagaaaatatagaaagCGATATCTTCGCTTTCTTTTTTGCGTTGGGCTTTGATCGCTCGCAAGAACTGAATTAAATTTCGGTGGGGGCTAGTTAAACATTTGTCTTAACATATGTAGGGCTTTGATTTATTCCGGATTTTTGTTTCATAGCAAACAGAGATTTGCAGTCTCagaaatttattattttttattcctattaaaaataattatttattgtcAAAAGCGTGTGTAATTGCGGTGTTAACAAGGCGtattatgtttattttgagcAATTTGCCCAACGtttaaaaaaccttttttctaCTCCATTTTGCACGAGACTCTTCGAGACGAACACAAAGTTTCCACTTAAGTTAAACAAGAACTAAGCTGCAACTTAGACCGTGTTGACTATAAGAAAAGAGCAAAGCCAATTCTATTCGCCACATTTTATGTTCGTTAGTATGTATAAAACACAATGAGCAATGGTGGTTAAGTGCTGAAAGACCATCGTTCCACAATTTACAATATCGATTAGAATTCTGCGACAACCATGAGCGACGCGTGAAGTCCAAAGATCTTGATTGTTATGCACAAACGATCTTTGTACATGTATTGAGTATTGTCACAGAGGAAAATGCCGTTTGCGAAGCCTTAAAGTTACTCTGGTGTGTTCCACAATGGTTGCAACCCTTCATTAAGCTGCGTTGCTATGCTTGGTGTAAGAACTTGCAATTTTGCCAGCGTGCAGTGCATGTTTTTGTTAATAAAAAAGGCTGAACAATTAGCGGTGTGTTCAAACTCACGGACTATGGAATTTAGATGCTTATTCCTTATTTATCTAAAAGATATTATCATTTTGTCCAGTAAATTTTACTTTTGCTTCCCAACTCACAATCTAAAGAAAATATCTATAATTGCAaattaattttctattttctatcaaacaaaaaaatccttaaaacaataaaaattccTTCGCTCGACACAAGTCCTTTCTTACCCCTGGCAAAAACGCAAAAACGTATTAACTTAAAAAGAGCTAGTCGAACCTATGCGGTTTCTCAAATAACCCGAGAGTTCGCTCATTCGTTCTGAATTTGTGCGGAATTGTTGATTAGAATTTAGAGAGGCAGCCCCTTCGCACCTGTTAAACCCTGCACGTGCCTTCATATTTCAACAAGTGGATTGTCTGGTGGCCTCCACCTTACTTACACGGCACCACTGACATTAAATTTGTTGCTATGCTTCACGAAACGCCAGTCCACCACCGCAAACAATACCACTCGTAATTGGCGTTCGAACAATGCATCGTTGCACAGCTCTAAGCCGACCTTTTCTTCTCCCTACAGTTTCTGTTAGTTTTGCGTTGCCTGTGAAAATACTTTAAGTGTCTATATAACCAAATAAGTGAGCCGGTTTGTTAAACGTGTGGTCACCCTTACGATTCggatgttattttttaaagcgACGTTGTTTTTAATTGGATGTTGTGCTCAGTTTCCCCTTGATCGCAATAAATTATTGACGCATCATGGCCGTGTCATGAATAAGCGACCTTTGTTGTTCTAGATCAGTAATGGTTGTTTTGAATTAATATTTAACACAAGCTACAAAACGATTCAACTGATTTTAGTTATTGAGATTTTTCTCAGGATTTTCCAAAGTTAGTTTCTCTTTTAAATGTCATTTACCCCAATTACCCATGGGACAGAAGCTGCGAATACCATTATTGGTCTAATGTTCACTTCTCCCAATACGAACATACCTTTCTTCATTAGAAAGCTATTTGAGTACGCGCAACTTGATTGGTTGATCATTATTGACCGCGAATGCTGATTGGCGGAGAGCGCCTGCCACTAGCACTTAGCAGGCTTTTGTTCCTCCATGCATGCGCAATTGGTCGATACGTGTCCGCTACTCGCCAATCGCGGCGTTGTCTTGGGGCGATGGACGTTTCGGCCTATTGTTCCTAGCAACTACCTGTAGTACATTTAAACCTtgatagtggtaatacagGTCTTTAATAAATTAATAGACAGAACAGGGGAGAGAAAGAGTTTTGAGTTGAATAGCTCACAGTTTGCCTTTGTGTTTGGTGTTCATGGCCACTGGATAATCTGAGCATCAAAAAATCGGCACCCCGGCATTGTTTGAGCGCCTTTGGCCCGCACCTGCTATTGGTACAGCCAGTATATTAGGCACCTTGGCCCTGTCTCTTGCTCATTCGCAGTCGTAGTGACAAGAGTACACAACATTAGCAGAGCCTCCATACTCAACACCCATCATGCCTCGATCATTCCTCatcaagaaaaaggaaatcaaGAAAGCATCTCTAAACTCTTTCGGTAAGTTaaccatttttttatcttttctttttacaacATTCTGATACTTTTTCTGGATTTCGAAATCAATACGAACTGCtaagaatatttttatttcatgcgAGTAAAAATAACACATTTGACGTAAGGAGAGGGAACTCTGCTGTCGCTTCAAGTTTGCTTAGTTGCACACAGTTCTTTATTGGCGTCCTGTTAAGTAATGGTTATTACTTGATCTATAGGTATCATTTTTGACGCTTTCCGAGGCCAATTAGCTAATAACTTACGAATCACTCAGAGCTACGGAAATGAAATCATTAGATACAAGGATCATTGTTTCGTTTGATATTTCCTGCAGTACTAGCGCCATCAGTTTTGTATCGTTGCTCCACAATACAAATCACACTTAGATAAATTTTACTACTTTGCTATGTTGCAACGTTTTGAAGTACCCTAGCTATTTTCTTTTGATCACAATCCTTAAAATCGAAAactgctttttaaataaaatagtgCACACGAAAGTATTTTTCAAGCTAAATGCGATAGTTTAAATGACACGATCTTGGGAGGACGCAATTACATGAAAAAAGGCTGTGTGCCATTTTGATCCATCACTATTAAGTAACTACTTTTTACATGCTGAATAATTTATTGTTGAAAATATCCAAACAAATATCTGTGTTTTCTCTTAAGGCGACTTTATTCTAGAAAGATCTTCACAGTCACCATGCTAATTAACGTTAATATAACATTCTACTTTTGTTAgccattttgaaatatatTACAATGTCGTGGAAAACTTAAGGTTTCTTGtctttgtgtttttaaaataaagctTTCCGATTGACAATGGGAGATATTATAACTTTGAGGATTTGTTTACGGCACAGAAGACTCCGGGCGTTTGGCTTTTTTTCCTAGTAACTTATAGAGTATTTTCTCTAAAAAATTGAAAGTTTTAGATTAGTATTTGGGATGGAAAGGTATCCACTCGATTAATAATTCATGTAACCTTTTTCCCACCGTAGAAAGTTAGATACTGTTTATCGCAAAGACTTTTTATTTCGAATCCAGCCCTACTGTTTTTGGTCTTTTAGAGggtaatctttttttttgtaaagttATTTAGCTCGCTCCCCAAGTGAGTTGAAATGTCGGCTTTTGTATGAAATATGTTACAAGTACCCACAAACAATGCGGGCTGCTCTCCGTAGCGTGCAACCTGTAGAATCTATTCATCCAAATTTGACACATACTGATCTTTCAAAGGCAAGAGGATCCGATGAGCTTTAACCGTCACTTTTATGAGAACACACGACCAAATTTTCCTTCCCACTCTCTTAGAAATGTCACAATGTTGTGCTGGATACAAAACACTTTAAAAATCTGAGTCCAGCTTCTCTGGTCAAATTACTCTTGAAACACCTTTTATGATGTGGCAGAAAAACAGTTTTAACAATAAAACGGTCTATTCTTGGATTGAAAAGTAAGCTGGTTGCGGTTCCGTGTTATCTTCCAATCGCGCTTTGTACTACAATGCCATAAAAAGttatttgttgtttaattAACATGAAAGAACTGTGCGTTGCTAAACAATGATGTCGAATCTTATATCTCTTTTGTCCTTTTAGAATGCGTGCAGCATACACCTCCCACTTTCGAACACTTGATCACCAATGGCTTCTCCGTCAAGTTCCTTGCACCCGAGGTAATGCAGCCAATTCGAGTCAAGAACCCCCCCGAACCGATGGTGATCGTGCCCCACACAAAGCTAGAAAAAGAACGAATCACCCACTCATGGAACACCAAGGCTGCTTCTAGGTCAGCGACGCCCGAATTCGAGTCCCCGAAAGAGGAGAAAGCACAGGAGCTTGACGTGAACAACACAGACAAGCCATACACGTGCCAACACTGCAGCAAAGTGTTCACAAGATCTTGGAACTTCCAAAGACACGTCTTGATTCACACTGGACAGAAACCCTATAAATGCCAGAAGTGCCCCAAAGCCTTCGCACTCGCCGCACACCTCAAGATCCATAACAGGATTCACACAGGTCAGTATTTGCGACGGTGTGGCATGTATTGTGCGACATCGCTCAAACGGAAGCTAGAATCTGAGCATGCGAGAGCGCAAATTTTACAGTATTCTCCAATTGGACTATTCAAAGAGATGTCGTAGCAACCGAATGATAGCTCACTcattttttagatctttttATTATGGCGATAGCAtctattttttctaatttgtGTAGAAATCGTTGCCTTTTTTTAGAGTTATAAAATTGTAGATTtcggttttatttttatattcgCAGTTCCGGCCATTGCAAGTTTGTGACGTATGTGTATTGATAattgtgttttatttgtcgTTTGCAGGAGAGAAGCCATACACATGTAACATCTGCTCTAGAGGATTCGCTCAACTGACAAACCTGCAGCGCCATATTCTCACTCACACCGGCGAGAAACCACATAAGTGCACCTACTGTCCAAAGGCGTTCGTGAGCTCGAGCGACCTTCGGCGCCACGTGCGCATCCATACTGGTGAACGCCCTTACAAGTGCAAGCAATGCTCCAAAGCTTTCACAACATCCGGGAACCTCCAATCACACATCCTGACACACACCGGGGAGAAACCATACAAGTGCAGCATCTGCAATTGGAAATTTATCAGCTCCAGCAATCTACGCACGCACATTCGCATTCACCACTCGTATTTCACGGACAAGGCGGGAAACCAAGTGACGCAGCCGAACGGAAAGCCTATTAACCCTGACCTTGCTAAGCCGGACACCATGCCGCAAACACAGCAGGTCTACTACTAAACATCCTTgtatataagaaaataaaatgaatattatatatatttatagatTTGTACAGATACAGGTTCAATGAACCATAGATATACTTTCATTTAAAAGATTTTATTATATGaaatttaatagaaaaaatagaTAAACATATTTTTCGTGTGAAAAAGGATGTTGTAACTAATAAAGATTGTTGAGTGTAATTCTGGTGTTGTGTAATCTATCCTTTTGAACAGGTGGCCCTCTAATAAAGATTGCGTAGGAGAGGCTTAACCACTTACTAACAGCCTTGGGCGATTTTCTATCCGATTCATGTGATATAATGCTTGAAAACTATTCATTTAAGAAGAATATTATAAAGATGGGAAATGAGCAAATATACTGGTGTGTTTGCAGTACAAATTGGGCCGCAAGTTGCGTTATTTGCACGAATTGTTTGCCCAATTATCCCGAATTCTACGGTCTAGCGCGTTTACCAGTTTGTCCCTCGGCTCTAAAGTTGATACATCAGTCAATTAGTTGGACTTTATGAAGTTTGTGCGACTAGAAATACAAATAAAGTTTATATTGGCTTTCGACGCTAAATAAAGTCCAAAATAAAGTCAAATTTCGTTTAATTCGTTTTGTCaaagctttttttaaagcaattaTGGATTTTGCATGAAATTGAACGGATGTGTTTATTGTGTATGTTTTACCCTTGATTGTTTGAAATTGTACCCAAAAATATCCCTTTCGCGTACCCTTAAACATCGTCACGTTATTGTGAGGGCTCACTAAATTTGACTAGTAAAACCTTCAagaataaatgataaacaTTACATTATCAATTAAGAACTGAAAACTTTGTAGTTGTCTTTATTAATATTTGTTGATATCTTAAGATCTCTCACAAAATATTATAGATCATGAAAAAAGATAAATCATGAAGCACAGACATGTTGACTCTCCACGCTTAGTTAGAGCTTTAGGAGAACctaaaagcattttttattattgtttataaacCTCTCTTAAGCGACCAATTCCTAAAGTCTCAAATAATTGTTCTATCAAACACCTCTATTAAATGACCACTTCCCAAAGTTAAATTATTGGTCAATTAAACACTGTATTCTAAACCTCTATTAAGTGATCACTCCCCAAAGTTCCAAAATATTGGTCAATCAAACACTGTACTCTAAGCCTCTATTAAGTGACCGCTCCCCAAAGTCCCAAATTATTGGGCATTCAAACACTGTATTCTAAACCTCTATTAAGTGACCACTCCCCAAAGTCCCAAAATATTGGACAATCAAACATTGTATTCTAAACCTCTATTAAGTTACCACTTCCAAAGTCCCAAATTATTGGACAATCAAACACTGTTTTCTTAAACTCTATTAAGTGACTACTCTCCAAAGTCGCAAAATACTGGACAATCAAACACCGTATTCTAAACCTCTATTAAGTGACCACTCCCCAAAGACCCAAATTACTGACATAAAACGACCATACAAGCAACCTATGTGACGGTTACCGAGTTAACGTAGAAGTACCCGAGTTGTAGCCGCGCTGCCAAGAAAGTCAGACCAGAGAAAATAATTTGTACTATTAGGGGATGAGAGTAAACTATGGAATGATGAGAAAGTATTTAGAAATAAATTTGGAAAATGATTTTACCGTCAAAAGTCAGCGCCAACGTTACACAATGCACAAAGCTAAActaaaaaataactgcttttctgcttttttgcagaaaaaaataaacgctGTTTATCTTTTGT contains the following coding sequences:
- the LOC5521394 gene encoding zinc finger protein 239 codes for the protein MPRSFLIKKKEIKKASLNSFECVQHTPPTFEHLITNGFSVKFLAPEVMQPIRVKNPPEPMVIVPHTKLEKERITHSWNTKAASRSATPEFESPKEEKAQELDVNNTDKPYTCQHCSKVFTRSWNFQRHVLIHTGQKPYKCQKCPKAFALAAHLKIHNRIHTGEKPYTCNICSRGFAQLTNLQRHILTHTGEKPHKCTYCPKAFVSSSDLRRHVRIHTGERPYKCKQCSKAFTTSGNLQSHILTHTGEKPYKCSICNWKFISSSNLRTHIRIHHSYFTDKAGNQVTQPNGKPINPDLAKPDTMPQTQQVYY